A genomic region of Methanosarcina thermophila TM-1 contains the following coding sequences:
- a CDS encoding DNA topoisomerase VI subunit B has translation MEFTVAEELAKHQKSISVAEFFEKNRQILGFDSAPRSLITTVKEAVDNALDACEEAGILPDILVQIERTGQDYVTVIVEDNGPGIVKEQIPKVFAKLLYGSRFHALKQSRGQQGIGISAAVLYAQMTAGRHTKILSKTGPNSPAHYYELMINTSTNEPDILKDEIRDWFRPHGTQIELEMKAAYVKGRRQSVYEYLKATAIVNPHARITLIEPDGNEVVFERATDKMPEPAQEILPHPEGIELGTLMKMLHYTERQKLAPFLRYSFCKIGLLTAEEICKAAGLDPEVDPKTLGRHEARKLIEAFEKVKIMAPPTDCLSPIGEELIYRGLEKETNVDFIATSTRKPAVYSGNPFVVEVGLAYGGDLPKEDKISIMRFANRVPLLYQQGGCVITHAVEDIKWKQYGLNQPGGGLPVGPAILLVHVASINVPFTSESKDAIADIPVIKDEIDLAIKEVARKLKHYLSKQSNLKKRREKEIIITKVLPQMASKVANILEKDVPDINPVVAKIMGNLLVHRKVKKNEDGSADIVIKVKNFGTSSYAFRVHEMLPWTISRAKPEPKVVTLGNDYDYVWDISAAVGSSKVLSYRIESVTDKELEKLPDLIVEGLEEELVTGAKAFKGA, from the coding sequence ATGGAATTCACCGTTGCAGAAGAACTTGCAAAGCATCAAAAATCAATAAGTGTCGCAGAGTTTTTCGAGAAGAACAGGCAGATCCTGGGTTTTGACTCGGCGCCTCGAAGCCTTATAACAACCGTAAAAGAAGCTGTTGATAATGCCCTTGATGCCTGCGAAGAAGCAGGTATTTTGCCTGACATCCTTGTCCAGATCGAAAGAACCGGACAGGACTACGTAACTGTCATTGTAGAAGACAACGGGCCTGGAATTGTAAAAGAACAAATTCCAAAGGTTTTTGCAAAGCTTCTCTACGGTTCAAGGTTCCATGCCCTCAAGCAGAGCCGGGGACAGCAGGGAATAGGGATTTCTGCAGCCGTACTCTATGCCCAGATGACTGCGGGCAGGCATACGAAAATTCTGTCCAAAACCGGTCCCAATTCCCCTGCCCACTATTACGAGCTTATGATCAATACCAGCACGAATGAGCCTGACATTCTGAAAGATGAAATCAGAGACTGGTTCCGCCCGCACGGGACTCAGATCGAGCTGGAGATGAAGGCTGCCTATGTAAAAGGAAGAAGGCAGTCAGTTTACGAGTACCTCAAAGCTACTGCAATTGTGAATCCACATGCAAGAATTACCCTTATAGAGCCTGACGGTAACGAGGTGGTCTTTGAAAGAGCCACGGATAAGATGCCTGAGCCAGCCCAGGAAATCCTGCCCCATCCTGAAGGTATAGAGCTTGGCACTCTTATGAAAATGCTCCATTACACCGAGCGCCAGAAACTCGCCCCATTCCTCCGATACTCATTCTGTAAAATAGGTTTGCTGACTGCCGAAGAGATTTGCAAAGCTGCGGGGCTTGATCCCGAAGTCGACCCAAAAACCCTGGGACGCCATGAAGCAAGAAAGTTAATCGAAGCTTTTGAAAAGGTAAAGATCATGGCTCCTCCGACAGACTGTCTTTCCCCGATCGGGGAAGAGCTGATCTACAGAGGGCTTGAAAAAGAAACAAACGTGGATTTCATTGCCACAAGCACGCGAAAACCTGCAGTATATTCCGGAAACCCTTTTGTAGTTGAAGTCGGGCTCGCCTATGGGGGGGACCTTCCGAAAGAAGACAAGATCAGCATAATGCGTTTTGCTAATCGGGTGCCTCTGCTTTACCAGCAGGGAGGCTGCGTGATCACACATGCAGTAGAAGACATCAAATGGAAGCAGTACGGCTTAAACCAGCCTGGAGGGGGACTTCCTGTAGGCCCGGCTATCCTGCTTGTTCATGTGGCATCTATTAACGTACCTTTTACCTCAGAATCAAAGGATGCAATTGCCGATATTCCCGTAATCAAAGATGAGATTGATCTTGCAATCAAGGAGGTTGCACGAAAACTCAAGCACTATCTTAGTAAACAGAGCAACCTTAAGAAGCGCCGGGAGAAAGAGATTATAATTACAAAGGTACTCCCGCAGATGGCTTCAAAGGTAGCAAATATCCTGGAAAAGGATGTCCCTGACATTAACCCTGTTGTTGCAAAGATTATGGGGAATCTGCTCGTACACAGAAAAGTTAAAAAGAATGAGGATGGGTCCGCAGATATTGTAATTAAGGTTAAGAATTTCGGAACTTCTTCATACGCGTTCAGAGTTCATGAGATGCTGCCATGGACAATAAGCAGGGCAAAGCCAGAACCAAAGGTTGTGACCCTGGGCAACGACTATGATTACGTATGGGATATCTCGGCAGCAGTTGGATCTTCAAAGGTACTCAGCTACAGGATAGAAAGTGTGACTGATAAAGAACTCGAAAAACTTCCCGACCTTATTGTGGAAGGGCTCGAAGAAGAGCTTGTAACCGGGGCAAAAGCCTTCAAGGGGGCATAA
- the gyrB gene encoding DNA topoisomerase (ATP-hydrolyzing) subunit B, with protein sequence MSDKQVYDASRIQVLEGLEAVRKRPSMYIGSTDSRGLHHLVYEVVDNSIDEALAGFCTRIDVTINQDGSVTVLDNGRGIPIDPHPFYKKSALEVVMTILHAGGKFDKSTYKVSGGLHGVGVSVVNALSEWLEVEVSREGKKYFQRYARGKPETGVQEIGTSKTTGTKTTFKPDAKIFETTDFNYEILSNRLRELAFLNRGLTISLKDLRTPDGQSDTFNYNGGIVEFVEYLNRKKQPLHEKPIYFERKRDDMVVEIAMQYTNSYTENVYSFANNINTHEGGTHIIGFKTALTRVANDYIKANKLSKEDVKLTGDDVREGLTAIISVKLLEPQFEGQTKTKLGNSDVKGIVDSLVTDGLAEYFEENPKVANVILEKALLAQKAREAAKKARELTRRKSALEVSTLPGKLADCSEKNPAVCEIYIVEGDSAGGSAKQGRDRSFQAILPLRGKILNVEKARLAKILKNSEVVSLITAIGTGVSEDFDLDSARYHKIIIMTDADVDGAHIRTLLLTLFFRYMRPLIDAGYVYIAQPPLYRIKKGKAEYYVYSDRELDEKKKELGEKGLTIQRYKGLGEMNPEQLWETTMNPESRTLLQVTLDDAIRADEIFRILMGDEVEPRRNFIEAHAKEVVDLDI encoded by the coding sequence ATGAGTGATAAACAGGTATACGACGCCTCGCGCATCCAGGTGCTGGAAGGCCTGGAAGCTGTCCGGAAACGACCCAGCATGTACATAGGAAGCACGGATAGCCGCGGGCTCCACCACCTAGTCTATGAGGTAGTAGATAACAGTATTGATGAAGCTCTTGCAGGCTTCTGTACCAGGATAGATGTCACAATCAATCAGGACGGAAGTGTGACAGTTCTGGACAATGGGAGAGGAATCCCTATCGATCCCCATCCATTTTACAAGAAATCCGCACTTGAAGTCGTAATGACGATTCTGCATGCAGGAGGGAAATTCGACAAGAGCACCTATAAAGTCTCAGGGGGACTGCATGGAGTAGGGGTTTCTGTTGTAAATGCACTTTCGGAATGGCTTGAAGTAGAGGTATCAAGAGAGGGCAAGAAGTACTTCCAGCGCTATGCCCGTGGAAAACCCGAAACTGGCGTCCAGGAAATCGGGACATCCAAGACTACAGGCACAAAAACCACTTTTAAACCAGATGCAAAAATTTTCGAAACAACGGATTTCAATTACGAGATACTCTCAAACAGATTAAGGGAACTTGCTTTCCTGAATAGGGGCCTTACCATCAGCCTCAAGGATTTAAGAACCCCCGATGGGCAGTCTGATACCTTCAATTATAACGGCGGAATAGTAGAATTCGTTGAGTACCTGAACAGGAAAAAGCAGCCTCTCCATGAAAAACCGATCTATTTCGAACGGAAGAGAGACGACATGGTAGTCGAAATTGCAATGCAGTACACAAATAGCTATACTGAGAATGTGTACTCCTTTGCAAACAACATAAATACTCACGAAGGCGGAACCCACATTATTGGTTTCAAGACCGCTCTAACACGGGTTGCAAACGACTACATCAAAGCCAATAAGCTCTCAAAAGAGGATGTAAAACTTACAGGCGACGATGTGAGGGAAGGACTGACTGCAATCATCAGTGTCAAACTCCTGGAACCACAGTTCGAGGGGCAGACCAAGACAAAGCTAGGAAATAGCGATGTCAAAGGCATAGTAGACTCCCTTGTAACTGATGGGCTTGCCGAGTACTTTGAGGAGAATCCAAAGGTTGCAAATGTTATCCTTGAAAAAGCACTCCTTGCTCAGAAAGCCAGGGAAGCTGCAAAAAAAGCAAGAGAACTGACCCGAAGAAAGAGTGCTCTTGAGGTCAGTACCCTTCCGGGAAAACTTGCGGACTGTTCGGAAAAAAATCCCGCAGTCTGTGAGATCTATATTGTGGAAGGAGATTCAGCAGGCGGCTCAGCAAAACAGGGCAGAGACAGGAGTTTCCAGGCAATTCTTCCTCTGCGGGGAAAGATCCTGAATGTGGAGAAAGCCAGGCTTGCAAAGATCCTGAAAAACAGCGAGGTTGTTTCCCTGATTACAGCCATAGGCACAGGCGTCAGTGAGGACTTTGATCTTGATAGTGCACGTTACCACAAAATAATCATCATGACTGATGCCGATGTTGACGGAGCGCATATAAGAACTCTTCTCTTGACACTGTTCTTCCGGTACATGCGGCCTTTAATCGATGCCGGGTACGTGTACATAGCCCAGCCTCCTCTTTACCGCATAAAGAAGGGAAAGGCAGAATACTATGTGTACTCAGACCGGGAACTGGATGAAAAGAAGAAAGAACTTGGGGAAAAAGGACTTACCATCCAGCGCTATAAGGGTCTCGGAGAAATGAACCCTGAACAGCTCTGGGAAACCACAATGAATCCTGAAAGCCGAACCCTTTTACAGGTAACCCTGGATGATGCAATCCGGGCTGATGAGATCTTCCGGATCCTTATGGGAGACGAAGTTGAGCCACGTCGGAACTTCATAGAAGCGCATGCAAAAGAAGTTGTGGATCTGGATATCTGA
- the gyrA gene encoding DNA gyrase subunit A — translation MANDQEENKSESKMKKFYQSTLIPDEPDEEPEAEEQETAPYSIPEELDENTEITLPDPVPEEPKNGEPEDEEPEPGRVGVTSVLIDDEMKRSYINYAMSVIVGRALPDARDGLKPVHRRILFAMKEAGITYDKPYKKSARVVGDVLGKYHPHGDAAVYDTIVRMVQDFSLRYPLIDGQGNFGSIDGDSAAAMRYTEVRMDKIAEEMLADIDKETVPFRPNYDGSLEEPEVLPAKLPNLLINGSTGIAVGMATNMAPHNLGEVVDGALMLIENPTATIPELMTVIKGPDFPTGANIIGTAGIKSAYMTGRGTVKVRAVADIQELKKDRQQIIVTEIPYQVNKAKMIENIAQLVREKTIVGISDLRDESDREGIRIVIELSRGTNPKVVLNQLYKHTQMETTFGIINLALVDGKPKELNLKELLEIYLEYRMEIIQKRTLYDLRKSEERAHILEGLKIALDNIDAVVALIKGSANADEAKRGLMENFALDEIQSKAILDMRLQRLTGLETQKVIEELESLIKLIGELEKIIESDELKYEIIRNELLELKEKYGDARRTKILPAVAEVREEDLIPEEEVVVTITNGGYIKRLPLSTYTMQRRGGRGIIGMETKEEDFVENLFIASTHDYILFFTNLGRIYWQKVYEIPEGPRQSRGKAIVNLLELHEGEMINAMIPVKEFDENHYLLMATRAGIVKKTPLSEFRNPRKAGIIAVTLDEGDELVKVLLTDGNKEVVMVSRKGKAIRFSEEDVRPMGRTARGVRGMTLDGPEDEVVSVDLVDENATLLTVTENGFGKRTEYSQYPLHRRGGKGVKTIVTSARNGPVSRVRSVAQDDELIFTSADGIIIRIPVKDIPIHGRNTQGVRLINLKPGDTVAGVARIQNGKTEEELKSKATRSRQAAEAASAGNETNLQEDEAEEDFEEAEEFEDLEAADEEAEEPEDADKDEPEEVEKTE, via the coding sequence ATGGCAAATGACCAAGAAGAGAATAAATCGGAATCTAAAATGAAAAAATTTTATCAATCTACGCTTATCCCTGACGAGCCGGACGAAGAGCCGGAAGCAGAAGAACAGGAAACTGCACCCTACTCCATACCAGAGGAGCTGGATGAAAACACCGAGATAACCCTACCAGATCCTGTACCTGAGGAGCCGAAAAACGGAGAGCCCGAGGACGAGGAGCCTGAACCCGGAAGAGTGGGAGTTACTTCCGTCCTTATTGATGACGAGATGAAGCGCTCCTATATCAATTATGCGATGAGTGTCATTGTTGGAAGAGCTCTTCCCGATGCTCGCGACGGTTTAAAACCTGTCCATCGCAGGATTCTTTTTGCCATGAAGGAAGCAGGAATCACATACGACAAGCCATATAAAAAATCTGCCCGTGTGGTGGGAGACGTGCTCGGTAAATACCACCCGCACGGAGACGCTGCAGTTTATGACACCATCGTGCGTATGGTTCAGGATTTCTCCCTCCGCTATCCTTTAATTGATGGACAGGGAAACTTCGGGTCAATAGATGGTGATTCCGCTGCTGCCATGCGTTACACCGAAGTCCGTATGGACAAGATAGCAGAGGAAATGCTGGCTGACATCGACAAGGAGACCGTACCTTTCAGACCCAATTATGACGGGTCACTGGAAGAGCCCGAAGTCCTTCCTGCAAAGCTTCCGAACCTCCTTATTAATGGATCCACGGGTATCGCAGTCGGGATGGCGACGAATATGGCTCCCCACAATTTAGGAGAGGTAGTTGATGGAGCCCTGATGCTTATCGAAAACCCAACCGCCACTATTCCTGAACTCATGACTGTGATCAAAGGACCGGATTTCCCAACTGGGGCTAATATTATCGGAACTGCAGGCATAAAATCGGCGTATATGACAGGGCGTGGCACTGTAAAGGTTCGGGCAGTTGCCGATATTCAGGAGTTAAAGAAAGACAGGCAGCAGATTATCGTAACTGAGATTCCCTACCAGGTAAACAAAGCCAAGATGATTGAAAATATTGCCCAGTTAGTTCGGGAAAAAACAATCGTTGGAATTTCAGACCTTCGGGACGAGTCTGATAGGGAAGGAATCAGGATTGTTATTGAGCTTTCCCGAGGCACAAATCCAAAAGTCGTTTTAAACCAGCTTTATAAGCACACACAAATGGAAACCACTTTTGGGATAATTAACCTGGCTCTTGTTGACGGAAAGCCAAAGGAGTTGAACCTGAAAGAGCTTCTTGAGATCTACCTGGAATACAGGATGGAGATTATCCAGAAGCGGACGCTTTATGACCTCAGAAAGAGCGAGGAGCGAGCCCATATCCTTGAAGGGCTGAAAATTGCTCTGGATAACATAGATGCCGTTGTTGCTCTTATAAAGGGCTCGGCAAATGCGGATGAAGCAAAGCGAGGCTTGATGGAGAATTTCGCCCTTGATGAGATACAGTCAAAAGCTATCCTTGATATGAGGTTACAGCGCCTGACAGGGCTTGAGACTCAAAAGGTCATTGAGGAACTTGAGAGTCTTATAAAGCTGATTGGCGAACTAGAGAAAATTATTGAAAGTGATGAGCTCAAATACGAGATAATCAGGAATGAACTCCTGGAGCTCAAGGAAAAATATGGCGATGCCCGCAGGACAAAAATCTTGCCTGCAGTTGCTGAGGTCAGGGAAGAGGATCTCATTCCCGAAGAAGAAGTTGTGGTCACGATTACGAACGGAGGCTATATAAAACGTCTACCTCTCAGCACTTATACCATGCAGCGCCGAGGAGGGCGGGGTATAATCGGCATGGAGACAAAGGAAGAAGATTTTGTGGAAAATCTTTTCATTGCTTCAACCCACGATTATATCCTGTTCTTTACAAACCTGGGAAGGATCTACTGGCAGAAAGTTTATGAGATCCCGGAAGGTCCCCGCCAGTCGAGAGGCAAAGCCATAGTAAACCTCCTTGAACTCCATGAAGGCGAAATGATCAATGCCATGATCCCGGTAAAAGAGTTTGACGAAAACCATTATCTGCTTATGGCAACACGGGCAGGCATTGTCAAAAAGACGCCTCTCTCCGAGTTCAGGAACCCAAGAAAAGCAGGCATAATCGCAGTCACCCTTGACGAAGGCGATGAGCTTGTGAAGGTTCTGCTGACTGACGGGAATAAGGAAGTGGTCATGGTATCCAGAAAAGGAAAAGCTATCCGCTTCTCGGAAGAAGATGTCCGCCCGATGGGCAGAACCGCAAGAGGCGTCCGCGGTATGACCCTTGACGGTCCCGAAGACGAGGTTGTAAGCGTGGATCTTGTTGACGAGAACGCAACCCTCCTAACCGTTACTGAAAATGGTTTTGGTAAAAGAACTGAGTACTCCCAGTATCCTCTGCACCGCCGCGGCGGAAAAGGTGTGAAAACGATAGTCACCAGCGCGAGAAACGGCCCGGTTTCGAGAGTTAGGTCCGTAGCTCAGGATGACGAGCTTATCTTCACCAGCGCAGATGGCATAATAATCCGCATCCCGGTCAAAGATATCCCAATCCATGGTAGAAACACTCAGGGCGTAAGGCTCATTAACCTCAAACCCGGTGACACAGTCGCAGGCGTGGCAAGGATCCAGAACGGTAAAACCGAAGAAGAACTGAAATCCAAAGCCACCAGATCCCGGCAAGCCGCAGAAGCAGCTTCAGCCGGCAATGAAACCAATCTTCAGGAAGACGAAGCCGAAGAAGACTTTGAAGAGGCTGAAGAGTTTGAAGACCTCGAAGCCGCTGACGAAGAAGCCGAAGAACCTGAAGACGCTGATAAAGACGAGCCCGAAGAGGTTGAGAAGACTGAATAA
- a CDS encoding DNA topoisomerase IV subunit A, translating to MARETNNKMSKGDALAREKLLELVERIYNQFENEVIPSVSLPSRTKANIEYSDESDVWVYGDRESERSAKTVKGAFQLLKTVYATDFLINEHLAHNRGSTLRELYYISEGWVAAKFKEQAESDRLIEDLELLTNLQREFFHMRPEEDGATMFGPIEITEQTKRGERIIHCQKDVGEGGYQIPFNVENIEFKDHDASMIIAIETGGMYARLMENGFDEAYNAILVHLKGQPARSTRRIIKRMNEELDLPVAVFTDGDPWSYRIYASVAYGAIKSAHLSEFMATPSAKFLGLQPSDIVEYELSTDKLTEQDISALRSELSDPRFESDYWQEQIQLQLDIGKKAEQQAFAGKGLDFVTEVYLPNRLKELGML from the coding sequence ATGGCTAGAGAAACAAATAACAAAATGTCTAAGGGAGATGCCCTGGCAAGGGAAAAGCTGCTTGAACTTGTAGAAAGGATCTATAACCAGTTTGAGAATGAGGTTATCCCAAGCGTCAGCCTTCCAAGCCGGACAAAAGCGAATATAGAATATTCCGATGAGAGTGATGTCTGGGTCTACGGAGACAGAGAAAGCGAAAGGAGCGCAAAAACCGTAAAAGGGGCATTCCAGCTCCTGAAAACCGTTTACGCGACAGACTTCCTTATAAACGAACATCTCGCCCATAATCGCGGATCAACGCTTCGAGAACTCTACTATATTTCAGAGGGCTGGGTTGCTGCGAAGTTCAAAGAACAGGCTGAGAGCGACCGCCTGATCGAAGATCTTGAGCTCCTTACCAATCTCCAGAGGGAATTTTTCCATATGCGCCCTGAGGAGGACGGGGCTACAATGTTTGGACCCATTGAGATTACCGAGCAGACAAAAAGAGGAGAACGGATTATTCACTGCCAGAAGGACGTGGGTGAAGGCGGATACCAGATTCCTTTCAATGTGGAAAATATTGAATTCAAAGACCACGATGCAAGCATGATAATTGCCATAGAAACTGGTGGTATGTACGCGCGTCTTATGGAAAATGGCTTTGACGAAGCTTACAATGCGATCCTTGTCCATTTAAAAGGACAGCCTGCAAGGTCAACCCGCAGGATTATCAAACGTATGAACGAGGAGCTAGACCTCCCTGTAGCCGTTTTTACGGACGGCGACCCCTGGTCCTACAGGATCTATGCCTCGGTTGCCTACGGAGCCATAAAAAGTGCCCATCTCTCTGAATTTATGGCAACTCCATCAGCTAAGTTCCTCGGTCTACAGCCTTCAGATATAGTCGAATATGAACTCTCAACCGACAAGCTTACAGAACAGGACATAAGCGCACTGCGGAGTGAGCTATCCGATCCCCGTTTCGAATCCGATTACTGGCAAGAACAGATTCAGCTTCAGCTCGATATAGGTAAAAAAGCTGAACAGCAGGCTTTCGCAGGCAAAGGTCTCGATTTCGTAACCGAGGTTTATCTTCCGAACCGGTTAAAAGAACTGGGTATGCTTTAA
- a CDS encoding YIP1 family protein has translation MNYFTVFTDVILKPSEFFKKMPREDSFVHPLIFSIIFLLLTVLTGHFFDSIYLNKYIEIPGPVFITELLQIFFSYACVSIGCVLSFKFLANKENYEESFKIVAYSFAVLPFQFIPFSLIPIIASIYWIHICIRGGQFVYNLSYWKSCFIVLIGSLVFPILLAFLIIDITLYL, from the coding sequence GTGAATTATTTTACTGTATTTACGGATGTAATACTGAAACCTTCAGAGTTTTTCAAAAAAATGCCTCGTGAGGATAGTTTCGTTCATCCTTTGATTTTCAGCATAATATTTCTATTACTTACAGTATTAACTGGACATTTTTTTGATAGTATTTACCTAAATAAATACATTGAAATCCCTGGACCTGTCTTTATTACTGAACTTTTGCAAATTTTCTTTTCTTATGCATGTGTCTCAATAGGATGTGTTTTGTCTTTTAAATTTCTTGCAAATAAAGAAAATTATGAAGAATCTTTTAAAATAGTTGCTTACTCGTTTGCAGTTTTACCTTTTCAATTTATTCCTTTTTCTCTGATACCAATAATAGCCAGTATATATTGGATACATATTTGCATTCGAGGAGGGCAGTTTGTTTATAATCTGAGTTATTGGAAGTCATGCTTTATTGTATTGATAGGATCATTAGTCTTTCCTATTCTGCTAGCTTTTCTAATAATTGACATCACTTTATATCTATGA
- a CDS encoding HD domain-containing protein, with product MSEDAILRLKQTVLFKKLREKEKEESKETSFEDYEISQNIISVVRKAAPLLERVPENMPEFTLHNANHSVHVIENMDKIIPCETLKQLNTIEISILIYAAYLHDIGMISSSDERKQIVKTSEFKKHLTSNEELYRKLEEAKNNSDYEVVLAIENKAFTDFLRKNHVQRAHKIIDEYKLDSEISWKNIPYGNLVRAVCDSHELPVKALYNTKSWPNDTVVLNKLVNVQYLAVIFRLADILDVDPERTPRHLFYYINPKDEVSIKEWKKHLSITGFQITPEKIKIVANCKHPEQERTLRKFIKEIDKEIEDSYRLVSSYRDNLEDKYILKLSEPVDAEIHSIGYEYCDFRFELDYRRVLDLLMGEGLYRNPIVALRELLQNSVDAVRYRESLEKREGNGYKPSIEVSLRNNELIIEDNGIGMDEKIFKNYFMRVGRSYYQSPEFRQKNVDVDPVSEFGIGILSVFMVADKFTVESRRKTFEEEFNPSEPIYFEIPTAYDYFIRKQSNRSKYGTKITLYLKPNHPFSAETLVKTISEIAPFIEYQIEINTDKGKSKYEPLLPGEKIRSKNVVKEHFEVSFDDKKEGIEGKLYVVKPNFLKPTVLSIIAQRGFAIPSSEFPLGRLSYKAAIQASINISGQSKLSLSPSRSHVIMDEKYYEFIGKIEQNILEGLEKYLKTTNDSSSVEQYIEKVNELLEDEILSLSGSLLYKGLYYCEKSKNTLVKIFLNYVPLLTISDDGQRKYKTLKELDNITNLAITGANDLPEKITDAKILEETKSLIGPRTILLMQEEGEEERNSFLNEILGDSSEIYITSIPGVVIKTFYNTKKSDENIVFRKYNKFIQQIHIGSIGKAPIFVHPPGFYKAADTEVIYNASHPLFARLLNGGEPKMKLLKRQYIS from the coding sequence ATGTCTGAAGATGCGATTCTCAGGTTAAAACAAACTGTTCTGTTTAAAAAGCTTCGTGAGAAAGAGAAAGAAGAATCGAAAGAGACCTCATTCGAAGATTATGAGATTTCACAAAATATAATTTCAGTTGTTCGCAAGGCTGCTCCTTTGCTAGAAAGAGTTCCAGAAAACATGCCTGAATTCACATTGCATAATGCTAATCACAGCGTTCATGTAATTGAAAATATGGACAAAATAATACCTTGTGAAACTCTTAAACAATTAAACACTATTGAGATTTCCATACTTATTTATGCTGCCTATCTTCATGATATAGGAATGATCTCATCTTCTGATGAGCGGAAGCAGATAGTTAAAACTAGTGAATTTAAAAAACATTTAACCTCAAATGAAGAACTATACAGAAAGTTGGAGGAAGCGAAAAACAATAGTGATTATGAAGTAGTGCTTGCTATTGAAAACAAAGCTTTTACTGATTTTCTTCGAAAAAATCACGTTCAACGCGCACACAAAATAATCGATGAATATAAATTGGATTCTGAAATTTCATGGAAAAACATTCCATATGGTAACTTGGTAAGGGCGGTATGTGACAGTCATGAGCTTCCAGTAAAAGCTTTGTATAATACTAAATCTTGGCCAAATGATACTGTCGTACTGAATAAACTAGTAAATGTTCAGTATTTAGCTGTAATATTTCGATTGGCTGATATTTTGGATGTAGATCCCGAGAGAACTCCGAGACATTTATTCTACTACATAAATCCAAAAGACGAGGTTAGTATCAAAGAGTGGAAAAAACATCTCTCTATAACCGGATTTCAAATTACACCTGAGAAGATAAAAATTGTAGCTAATTGTAAACATCCAGAACAGGAACGAACACTTAGAAAATTCATAAAAGAAATCGATAAGGAAATTGAAGATAGCTATCGATTAGTCTCAAGTTACAGAGACAATTTAGAGGATAAGTATATACTTAAACTTTCTGAGCCAGTTGATGCAGAGATTCATTCTATTGGCTATGAATACTGTGATTTCCGTTTTGAACTTGATTATCGTAGAGTACTTGACTTATTGATGGGAGAAGGACTCTATAGAAATCCGATTGTAGCACTTAGAGAGCTTCTACAGAACTCTGTAGATGCCGTACGTTATAGAGAGTCTCTAGAAAAAAGAGAAGGAAATGGATATAAACCTTCTATAGAAGTCTCTTTGAGAAATAACGAATTGATTATTGAAGACAATGGCATAGGGATGGATGAAAAAATATTTAAGAATTATTTCATGAGAGTCGGTAGAAGTTACTACCAGAGTCCAGAGTTTCGGCAAAAGAATGTAGATGTAGATCCAGTAAGTGAATTCGGAATAGGTATTTTATCAGTCTTTATGGTTGCCGATAAGTTTACTGTTGAGAGTAGAAGGAAAACGTTTGAAGAAGAGTTTAATCCCTCTGAACCAATATATTTTGAGATTCCAACAGCTTATGATTATTTTATAAGAAAGCAATCTAATCGTTCTAAGTATGGAACAAAGATAACTTTGTATTTAAAACCCAATCATCCATTTTCCGCCGAGACATTAGTAAAGACAATTTCAGAAATAGCTCCTTTCATAGAATATCAGATAGAAATTAATACTGACAAAGGAAAGAGCAAATATGAACCTCTTTTACCAGGGGAAAAAATAAGAAGTAAAAACGTCGTGAAAGAACACTTTGAAGTTTCATTCGATGATAAAAAGGAGGGCATAGAGGGAAAACTATACGTTGTTAAACCTAATTTTTTAAAACCTACTGTTCTAAGTATTATCGCTCAAAGGGGATTTGCAATCCCCAGTAGCGAATTCCCACTTGGACGGCTATCTTACAAGGCAGCCATTCAAGCATCAATAAACATCTCCGGCCAGTCTAAATTATCATTATCTCCCAGTAGATCACATGTAATTATGGATGAGAAATATTATGAATTTATTGGTAAAATAGAGCAAAATATTTTAGAGGGACTCGAGAAATATTTGAAGACTACTAATGATTCAAGTTCAGTTGAACAGTATATCGAAAAAGTTAATGAACTATTAGAAGATGAGATCCTGAGTTTATCGGGATCATTATTATATAAAGGCTTATATTATTGTGAAAAATCTAAGAATACTCTGGTAAAAATCTTTTTAAATTATGTACCATTGTTAACTATTTCTGACGATGGACAAAGAAAATATAAAACTTTGAAGGAACTGGATAATATAACAAATTTGGCAATTACTGGCGCTAATGACCTTCCAGAGAAAATAACTGACGCTAAAATATTGGAAGAAACTAAGAGTCTTATTGGCCCAAGAACCATTCTTCTTATGCAAGAAGAAGGTGAAGAGGAGCGAAATAGTTTCTTAAATGAAATCTTAGGAGATTCTTCAGAAATTTATATTACTTCGATACCAGGAGTAGTAATCAAAACATTTTATAATACTAAAAAAAGTGATGAAAATATTGTTTTTAGAAAATATAACAAGTTTATACAGCAAATACATATTGGTTCAATAGGAAAAGCACCAATTTTTGTACATCCTCCAGGCTTCTATAAAGCGGCTGACACAGAAGTAATTTACAACGCTTCTCATCCACTATTTGCAAGACTTCTAAACGGCGGAGAACCCAAAATGAAGCTTCTAAAAAGGCAATATATAAGTTAA